Genomic segment of Sphingomonas telluris:
AGTTGCACTCGTCAAACACACCTTGGGACCCGACCTGGTGGGCGAAGGCACCTCCGAGGACGCCGCCGACCAGGCCGGCCCAGGGCGCAAAGGCTTCACGGAAGCGCTCGCCGCGGCTGCTCACACCCATCGCGGCACCCAGTAGAGCATGAGGTAGACGGGCAGCCACGTGAGCCAGACGAAGCGCCAGTACATGGAATTCTCGCACACATCGATCATCCGCCGCCGTTCGTAGCCGAGAGGGGTGCGGACCAGGGCAGCGACGACGATGGTATCGGCCCAGTCCGTCAGGATGTGCGTCGTGTGCAGGAGCAGCAGCGCCCAGATGACCGAGCCGTAGGCGTTCTCGTACCAGTGGATGTTGAGGCTGTTGAATTCGAACGCTCGGATGACCAGCAGCACAAGCCCGATCAAGGCCATCAGGGGCAGGAGTCGCCGCACCTTTTCCACCTCGTCGGCCGTGGCGGCCTTCTTGATCCACGTGTTCGGAATCTCACTGAGCAGGATGATGATCGTGAACAGGGTGCCGGCGAGCCAGTCGGGCGCCCTCCACGGTTCGGGCGGCCACTGCTGCTCCTGGTTGATCAGGAAGAAGTAGACCGCGAAGGTCAGGGCGAAGAAGCTGCCCTCGATCACCATGAAGCCGATAGTGCCCCACCAGGTTAGGCTCCCCGATCCGACGATGTCGTTCGGCAGCTCCGATACGTCTTCGGTGAAGTGAGGCTGCAAGCTCATGAGATCACCGGCTCCGGCTCACGCCGCAAGCTCTTCGGCCAGAACCAGGCGATGAGCGCGATGGCGCAGGGGATTCCGCCGAACACGAATGCCCACGGGCTGAAGATCGAGCTGACGAAGAAGACCGCGACCGCGACCGCCGAGATAAAGGGCCAGATGCTCGCCTCCGGGATGGGCTCGCGAGACTCCGGCGCCGCGGCGACCACCGTCGTCAGCAGCGTCTCCCTCTCATCGACCCGGAGGCCCGTGACCACTGGGAGCCGGTCGCGAACGTCCCACAGGGGAGTTTCGCCTTCGACGGCCGGGATGTGATCGAAATTGTACGACGGCGGCGGTGAGGCCGTCGCCCATTCGAGCGTGGGGGCGTCCCACGGATTGGGGCCGGCCTTTGCTCCGCGCGCGAGCGACATGGCCATGTTGATGACGAACAGCAGGACGGCGGTCGCCACCACCAGCGATCCGATCGTGGCGAGCAGATTGGGGATCTCGAGGCCTATGCCCGCGGGGTAGGTGTAGACCCTCCGCGGCATGCCGTTGATGCCGGCGATGTGCATAGGGAAAAAGGCGACCTGGAAGCCGAGGAAGATC
This window contains:
- a CDS encoding cytochrome c oxidase subunit 3; amino-acid sequence: MSLQPHFTEDVSELPNDIVGSGSLTWWGTIGFMVIEGSFFALTFAVYFFLINQEQQWPPEPWRAPDWLAGTLFTIIILLSEIPNTWIKKAATADEVEKVRRLLPLMALIGLVLLVIRAFEFNSLNIHWYENAYGSVIWALLLLHTTHILTDWADTIVVAALVRTPLGYERRRMIDVCENSMYWRFVWLTWLPVYLMLYWVPRWV